The following coding sequences are from one Cercospora beticola chromosome 4, complete sequence window:
- a CDS encoding uncharacterized protein (BUSCO:EOG09263EQZ) yields the protein MLLLDYQNVLIESLLKDRFNPDNAPASIDQVVSDFDNVTFHISTPNAKTQILISIAVKCFPELVKYGAEAVLQREYGPYIVQPEQGYDFSVQVDLENLSESQEEKDDLIRRISLLKRNAMAAPFEQAFDEYASLAEQASHYTSESAPQGVKEGGELRAIHYRDQEAIYIKASHDRVTVIFSTVFSDETDRIYGKVFLQEFVDARRRAIQNAPQVLFRNDPPLELQGISGLAGGKDKVGYITFVLFPRHLTQQRRYEVISHIQTFRDYFHYHIKASKAYIHSRMRRRTADFLQVLRRARPETEEKERKTASGRTFKVQA from the exons atgctgctcctcgactATCAGAACGTGCTCATTGAGTCGCTGCTCAAAGACCGCTTCAACCCAGA CAACGCACCCGCTTCGATCGACCAAGTAGTCTCAGACTTTGACAATGTCACCTTTCACATCTCCACGCCGAACGCCAAAACCCAGatcctcatctccatcgccgTGAAGTGCTTCCCCGAACTCGTCAAATACGGCGCCGAAGCTGTTCTGCAACGCGAATATGGCCCCTACATTGTCCAGCCCGAGCAAGGATACGACTTCAGTGTGCAAGTGGATTTGGAGAACCTGTCAGAATCAcaagaggagaaggatgaTCTGATCCGCCGGATAAGCTTGTTGAAGCGCAACGCTATGGCTGCACCTTTTGAGCAGGCGTTCGATGAGTATGCGAGCTTGGCGGAGCAGGCCAGTCACTACACAAGCGAGAGTGCGCCACAAGGAGTGAAGGAGGGCGGAGAGCTGAGGGCGATACACTACCGTGATCAAGAGGCCATCTACATCAAGGCTAGCCACGATCGTGTGACTGTCATATTCAGCACAGTGTTCTCGGATGAGACGGACAGGATATATGGAAAGGTGTTCTTGCAGGAATTTGTGGATGCGAGAAGGAGAGCTATCCAGAATGCGCCGCAAGTGCTGTTCAGGAATGACCCTCCTTTGGAATTGCAGGGCATCTCTGGGCTGGCGGGTGGGAAAGACAAGGTTGGATACATCACATTCG TCCTGTTTCCACGCCACCTCACCCAACAGCGACGATATGAGGTCATCTCACACATCCAGACCTTCCGTGACTACTTCCACTACCACATCAAGGCCAGCAAGGCATACATTCACAGCCGCATGCGGAGACGGACGGCAGATTTCCTGCAAG TTTTGCGACGAGCGAGACCAGAaacggaggagaaggagaggaagacgGCTTCAGGAAGGACGTTCAAAGTGCAGGCTTAA
- a CDS encoding uncharacterized protein (antiSMASH:Cluster_2), which produces MSFPDTDQHPTTRDLYTAIGYTRVLSEADEDFLVFSDELDKQRFPFDPRQAMVYDVAGNESHFSLDRCGFQWYKHLSSMAAEQDFEDELKIETIYIPEMEKFLREVLKASHVTIFNHFVRREGCHPGPVPEFHLDSSIAFAQTLAQYYKTTRRLSHMNVREMHVNVWRPLRPVLNSHLALLDACTLVPDVDEIPLTFVSQNPRNPRRSTHYLRYSPWHRFFYRSEMGTEDVIIFKTFDSKVDGRARRVAHGSVKDPQVPENLCPGRASIELRAMVFFEGESRE; this is translated from the exons ATGTCGTTCCCGGATACAGACCAGCATCCTACCACACGAGATCTTTACACCGCTATTGGATATACCCGAGTGTTGAGTGAAGCCGACGAAGACTTTCTCGTCTTCTCCGATGAGCTCGACAAACAGCGATTCCCTTTCGATCCACGCCAGGCTATGGTCTATGATGTCGCCGGGAATGAGTCGCATTTCTCGCTTGACAGATGCGGTTTCCAATGGTACAAGCATCTCAGCAGCATGGCTGCTGAGCAAGACTTCGAAGACGAGCTCAAGATTGAAACGATCTATATCCCTGAGATGGAGAAGTTCCTTCGTGAGGT GTTGAAGGCCTCGCATGTTACCATCTTCAATCACTTCGTCCGCAGGGAAGGCTGCCACCCAGGTCCGGTTCCTGAATTCCATCTTG ACAGCTCGATAGCATTCGCTCAGACGCTCGCCCAATACTACAAAACGACCCGCCGTCTCTCGCATATGAACGTGCGCGAGATGCACGTCAACGTATGGCGGCCACTCCGACCAGTATTGAACTCACACCTCGCACTTCTCGATGCCTGCACTCTGGTACCGGACGTCGACGAGATTCCTCTCACATTCGTGTCGCAGAACCCGCGCAACCCACGACGCTCCACGCATTATCTTCGCTATAGCCCATGGCATCGCTTCTTTTATCGCTCTGAGATGGGTACAGAAGatgtcatcatcttcaagaCTTTCGACAGCAAAGTTGATGGGAGAGCGAGACGAGTCGCTCACGGCTCTGTGAAGGACCCACAAGTACCCGAGAATTTGTGTCCTGGACGAGCGAGTATTGAGCTCCGAGCAATGGTGTTCTTTGAAGGTGAAAGCAGGGAGTGA
- a CDS encoding uncharacterized protein (antiSMASH:Cluster_2), protein MSYLGRSLLLLAPLSYSALGQYLAPAGFTIPATNGSLPSPAGDGNACAEGFFPGRDETIVTIPYTYAQVIGVVGNFTNLVWAGSPPDSVSTNASASTLSDNNWQPGDARFYELQGATVIESLVTYSRPAVDGPYVEVHTLAPLGITLPGGVNISSYADFDGQVWEGVCDGRAVQANFTTVFCATDATVAGAAFKAIHGESVLEVGRMLGGQNFTSCDALNAAAGGSNTTTSPEISTGGSATLRTSFRCLVPIAIAVMSYIWL, encoded by the coding sequence ATGTCTTACCTTGGCAGAAGCTTGCTCCTCTTGGCGCCACTGTCCTACAGTGCCCTTGGCCAGTACCTAGCACCCGCCGGCTTCACAATCCCCGCAACAAATGGTTCCTTACCCTCACCAGCAGGTGACGGCAACGCATGTGCCGAAGGCTTCTTCCCCGGCCGTGACGAAACCATCGTCACAATTCCCTACACCTACGCCCAAGTCATTGGTGTAGTCGGCAACTTCACCAATCTTGTCTGGGCAGGCTCTCCACCCGACAGTGTCTCTACCAATGCCTCGGCTTCAACATTATCAGACAACAACTGGCAACCAGGCGATGCTCGATTTTACGAATTACAAGGCGCTACGGTTATTGAGAGTCTTGTGACGTATTCTCGACCTGCTGTCGATGGACCTTATGTTGAGGTTCATACACTAGCTCCATTGGGTATCACGCTTCCTGGCGGTGTGAATATATCAAGTTACGCGGATTTTGATGGTCAGGTGTGGGAAGGAGTTTGCGATGGAAGGGCGGTGCAGGCGAATTTCACCACGGTATTTTGCGCCACTGACGCGACAGTTGCGGGAGCGGCGTTCAAAGCCATCCATGGAGAGTCGGTGTTAGAAGTTGGGAGAATGCTGGGTGGACAGAATTTCACTAGCTGTGATGCTttgaatgctgctgctggtggaagCAACACGACCACCTCGCCGGAGATCTCAACAGGAGGCAGCGCAACCTTACGCACCTCGTTCCGATGTCTTGTCCCGATTGCTATAGCGGTGATGAGCTACATCTGGCTTTGA
- a CDS encoding uncharacterized protein (BUSCO:EOG092605VU~antiSMASH:Cluster_2), protein MRNLLQQLLALGPELAAYILTTSVPVARAAFVQSAASSPNLDLSQLGRVAVGGDFDSISLYTYQGQNENTSTNGSQSLLTRYPDGAFQSLALADADTSIRAMCSFVVDGKLQGVVVGGNFTSLGGVRAESIALWNPDSNEVTALPGLSGGPVNALYCDDETGTVYVGGQFRAGNSSNAMAWTTGWVNLPFAGFNGPVNTITKDSGNNIVFGGQFAVLGNTTTSTESIPQAVSIGSGNITAAGSTSRAGFSDPNNIICKTGEEQGSGNTWLLNDNTGGYWESALGFGVSPTALRIYNTDYEGRGTKSFYFEEMNTAGILELEYVDPTTGQNATCIRFCPLPEGNTTVQEFRFVRRVAMTTFRIWITDFYGAGAGLNGVELVSDEVYSFAVNDYNAPSCVDTAAASVSTATPAESWGIVRNPGLISSDFLSTVINSEANVGDNTNVVFQPNLQQSGNYSVTLYTPGCILDESCSSRGRVEITASMTADSDPATTSSFQTNNYDKFEQIYYGYIDTDGFQPTVTLAPAAGQRVPLTVVASRVRFELISAAGGNSSTSTSSSTTGGLNGLFEYNPNEATTSTNFSTSVVNRAGTSLDGRASFASVIRYNDNLYAAGNFSGDGISNIMSIGSDGPASLPRGGLNGEVFNMMLNGSTLFIGGIFTNTAQDQTEGLNNVGSFSIDSNEWAPLGAGVNGGVFSIVPLVMNMTADDRRDTLAISGNFTSVNGFGDNAAFDAAGFAIWVPSENNWLQNIPGTNSALNGQLTAYTTVPGMDPVYAGKIDSQGLDINDVVELVGSGTPELQSLNIRLSANTAASSSGTQKRDLTDGQSGSNYTGVYDGVFYNKNNLNITILGGSFSTTASNGSTIENLAFINNTDSDRESVSGVSGLTSDSIFIAMDTYQTALWAGGAVNGTVNGNPATGLVVYDLSANRFAAPHPPALGGENVVVHSIAAQPEGEDVYVGGDYATAGSLPCGPLCFYDTRALQWQSTGSGLEGVIYTMVWTSNTKLMIAGNLTVNGNETTMATYDAKEQTFTELEGASSLPGPVTAISAVNGDYSQFWVSGMSTNNQSVFLTKYKDGTWTAASGLGESTSIRKLQIMPLTSDHDLSDMVATDQVLMILGNINIPDQGNASAVLFNGTVYEPYILTNMEDGSQGSLSAIFVQNPNNFVNNKSSGLDVGIIVAIGLAIALAITGLIILLGLLLERRRRRIEGYVPITADKSANVNRLPPEQLFSKLEGGGHSPPKI, encoded by the coding sequence ATGCGAAACCTCCTCCAGCAATTGCTCGCCCTCGGGCCTGAGCTTGCTGCCTACATTCTGACCACCTCCGTACCCGTCGCGCGCGCCGCCTTCGTGCAATCCGCCGCCTCCTCACCGAATCTCGATCTGTCACAGCTGGGCCGTGTCGCAGTAGGGGGAGACTTTGACAGCATCTCGCTCTACACATATCAGGGACAAAATGAAAATACATCAACAAACGGCAGCCAGTCGCTGCTCACGCGGTATCCCGATGGCGCATTCCAGTCGCTGGCCCTCGCCGATGCGGACACCTCAATACGAGCCATGTGCTCGTTTGTCGTCGATGGAAAGCTCCAAGGCGTGGTCGTAGGAGGCAATTTCACCAGTTTAGGAGGAGTAAGAGCGGAATCCATTGCGCTGTGGAATCCCGACAGTAATGAAGTCACGGCCTTGCCCGGTCTGTCTGGTGGACCCGTGAATGCGCTGTACTGCGACGACGAAACCGGGACCGTGTACGTCGGAGGCCAATTCAGGGCAGGCAACTCTTCAAATGCCATGGCCTGGACTACAGGATGGGTGAATTTGCCTTTTGCCGGGTTTAACGGACCCGTCAACACAATCACCAAAGACAGTGGAAACAACATTGTTTTTGGCGGCCAGTTCGCTGTTCTtggcaacaccaccacgagcACTGAAAGCATCCCACAGGCTGTCAGCATCGGCTCAGGAAACATCACGGCCGCAGGATCTACGAGCCGAGCGGGCTTCAGCGATCCGAACAATATCATCTGCAAAACCGGCGAAGAACAAGGCTCGGGAAACACCTGGCTCCTCAACGACAACACTGGAGGCTACTGGGAGTCCGCGCTGGGATTCGGCGTCAGTCCCACCGCCTTGCGAATTTACAACACCGATTACGAGGGGCGCGGCACCAAGAGCTTCTACTTCGAGGAAATGAACACCGCCGGCATTCTCGAACTGGAGTACGTCGATCCCACGACCGGTCAAAATGCCACCTGTATCCGATTCTGTCCTCTGCCAGAAGGAAACACCACCGTCCAGGAATTCCGCTTTGTGCGCCGTGTTGCTATGACCACATTCCGTATCTGGATCACCGACTTCTACGGAGCGGGTGCTGGCCTCAACGGTGTGGAACTGGTCTCGGACGAAGTATACAGCTTCGCGGTGAACGACTACAACGCGCCTTCGTGTGTGGATACCGCAGCCGCCTCAGTATCGACCGCCACCCCTGCGGAATCTTGGGGCATCGTTCGAAATCCTGGCTTGATCTCATCTGACTTCCTTTCCACTGTGATCAACTCCGAGGCGAACGTGGGCGACAACACCAATGTCGTGTTCCAACCAAATCTGCAGCAATCCGGAAACTACTCCGTCACACTGTACACACCTGGCTGTATCCTTGACGAATCATGCAGCTCCAGGGGTCGCGTCGAGATCACGGCCTCGATGACCGCCGACTCTGATCCCGCCACGACCAGCAGCTTCCAGACCAACAACTACGACAAGTTCGAGCAAATCTACTACGGCTACATCGACACCGATGGCTTCCAGCCTACAGTGACTCTTGCACCAGCTGCCGGGCAGCGCGTGCCCCTCACCGTCGTCGCATCGCGCGTTCGATTCGAGCTcatctctgctgctggtggaaaCTCCTCTACTAGTACATCCTCCTCTACTACGGGAGGACTGAATGGTCTTTTTGAGTACAACCCCAATGAAGCGACCACGAGCACGAACTTCTCGACTTCTGTCGTCAACCGAGCTGGAACCTCTCTTGACGGGCGCGCAAGCTTTGCCAGCGTCATCCGCTACAACGACAACCTCTACGCTGCCGGCAACTTCTCCGGCGATGGAATCTCCAATATCATGTCCATCGGCAGCGATGGTCCTGCGTCGCTCCCACGCGGCGGACTCAACGGCGAGGTGTTCAATATGATGCTCAACGGAAGCACCCTCTTCATTGGTGGCATCTTCACAAACACTGCGCAAGACCAGACTGAGGGATTGAACAACGTCGGGTCCTTCTCCATCGACAGCAACGAGTGGGCACCTTTGGGCGCCGGTGTGAACGGCGGTGTCTTCAGCATTGTCCCCCTCGTCATGAATATGACTGCCGACGACCGTAGGGACACATTGGCCATCAGCGGCAACTTCACTTCTGTCAACGGTTTTGGCGACAATGCTGCATTTGATGCCGCGGGCTTCGCAATCTGGGTGCCTAGCGAGAACAACTGGCTACAGAACATTCCCGGCACTAACAGCGCACTCAATGGCCAGCTCACCGCTTACACCACCGTACCCGGCATGGATCCCGTCTACGCAGGAAAGATCGATTCTCAAGGTCTTGACATCAACGACGTTGTTGAGCTCGTGGGCTCTGGCACACCAGAACTGCAGTCGCTTAATATTCGACTCTCGGCCAATACTGCAGCTAGTTCAAGTGGCACGCAGAAGAGAGATCTCACCGACGGTCAGTCTGGCAGCAACTACACGGGCGTGTATGATGGTGTCTTCTACAACAAGAACAATCTCAACATCACCATTCTGGGAGGAAGCTTCAGCACGACCGCAAGCAACGGCAGCACGATCGAGAATCTTGctttcatcaacaacactgACAGTGACCGAGAATCTGTCAGCGGCGTGTCTGGTCTCACCTCCGACTCGATCTTCATCGCCATGGACACGTATCAGACAGCGCTCTGGGCTGGTGGTGCCGTGAACGGTACTGTCAACGGCAACCCTGCTACAGGTCTCGTAGTCTACGACCTCTCTGCAAACCGATTCGCAGCTCCTCACCCGCCAGCTCTCGGCGGAGAAAATGTCGTCGTGCACTCCATCGCTGCTCAACCTGAGGGAGAGGATGTCTACGTTGGTGGCGACTATGCGACTGCAGGCTCACTTCCTTGCGGACCATTGTGCTTTTACGACACCAGAGCTCTGCAATGGCAGAGCACTGGATCCGGACTTGAGGGCGTCATCTACACCATGGTGTGGACCTCCAACACCAAACTCATGATCGCTGGAAACCTGACTGTCAATGGCAACGAGACTACAATGGCCACTTATGATGCCAAGGAGCAGACTTTCACCGAACTCGAGGGAGCATCCAGCTTGCCAGGACCTGTCACTGCCATCTCTGCCGTCAATGGGGACTACAGCCAGTTCTGGGTCAGTGGCATGTCTACCAACAACCAATCTGTGTTCTTGACCAAGTACAAGGATGGCACGTGGACTGCCGCTTCCGGTCTTGGTGAATCTACCTCTATCCGAAAGCTGCAAATCATGCCACTCACTTCAGACCACGACTTGAGCGATATGGTGGCCACTGACCAAGTGCTCATGATTCTCGGCAACATCAACATCCCCGATCAAGGCAACGCCAGTGCTGTGCTGTTCAACGGCACCGTGTATGAACCATACATCCTGACCAACATGGAAGATGGTAGCCAAGGCAGCTTGTCAGCCATCTTCGTCCAGAACCCCAACAACTTTGTCAACAACAAGAGCTCTGGCCTTGATGTTGGCATCATTGTTGCCATTGGTCTCGCCATCGCCCTGGCAATCACTGGTCTGATCATCCTTCTTGGCCTCCTACTcgaacgacgaagacgacgtaTTGAAGGTTACGTTCCCATTACGGCCGACAAAAGCGCGAATGTGAATCGGCTTCCTCCCGAACAGCTCTTCTCGAAGCTTGAAGGAGGAGGGCATTCTCCGCCGAAGATTTAG
- a CDS encoding uncharacterized protein (CAZy:AA3), whose product MVPSKSIIALPVVHARKAARLAAGIIPVTQRVKRTVKVAAARLNSPSGVPSTTHEASTRPLRLKWFDFSTDVTYYVAVDWKKIQLHEYPVEVSSSISLDAFVALNTGTDYCHPLIMIGGNLAPILSSKPKRSQAKFPAMYRVFIELCLALYCCGSCVVQSAKPAYSAKHGETYDFVIIGGGTAGLVVANRLSENPNHTVLVIEYGSLEDNITINVPQTRNFYSLNAMQHDPNVQRLYYTFPTAPIDKLDGLMLPIGIGATVGGGSVVSGMLFNRGSRADYDAWRDLGNPGWGWDDLLPYFIKSSNFTPPKDAPTTGRTWNSSVWGSSGPVHSSFPAWRWPQEEVFHDAWTNLGHIIPAVEDINDGSSVGIGWTPSTQNPGTQTRSSARTAYYDPVAHRTNLKLMPGTKVLSITFENRIATGVMIRDRSATDAPWRHIKASREVVLAAGPIFSPNLLQISGVGPHHVLKEAKIPVVHDLPGVGMNLQDTPTIQWLWNLPGFKGPRWTDLLHNTTLYSEAKQLYDSNRTGPLTVAIGDLVASLSLSQASVSALSMLQTIPTEYHLSYLPKVYTATSRHGYVAQLRVLQKQFASSQSGFYELAFKGWSESFINLLQKPFSRGTVLLNTSDPDLGPLVQYNTLANPTDEILVSAIVNLTRELFRSPKVFNEFQPEELRPGPDATSPRDIIKALSRHKMLMPSCSHESGGCSMMPLELGGVVGPDLKVFGVENLCVVDASIIPLLPAARLLHTVYAIAEKASDIIKERHV is encoded by the exons ATGGTTCCTTCGAAATCGATTATTGCCCTGCCAGTCGTCCACGCACGCAAGGCTGCGCGTCTTGCAGCTGGGATCATCCCTGTCACTCAACGTGTCAAGCGAACGGTCAAAGTTGCAGCTGCAAGATTGAACTCACCATCCGGAGTTCCTTCCACTACCCATGAAGCTAGCACGAGGCCACTTCGTCTGAAGTGGTTTGACTTTTCGACGGATGTGACGTATTATGTTGCGGTAGATTGGAAGAAGATCCAACTGCACGAGTACCCGGTAGAGGTTTCTTCATCGATCAGCCTGGATGCGTTCGTTGCGCTGAACACGGGCACTGATTATTGTCACCCTCTCATCATGATCGGAGGAAATCTCGCCCCAATACTATCAAGCAAACCGAAACGATCACAAGCCAAATTTCCAGCGATGTACAGAGTGTTCATTGAATTGTGTCTGGCTCTCTATTGCTGCGGCAGTTGTGTAGTGCAGTCTGCGAAGCCGGCATATAGCGCCAAGCATGGAGAGACTTACGACTTTGTCATCATCGGTGGCGGGACTGCAGGTCTCGTGGTTGCCAATCGTCTTTCGGAGAATCCAAATCATACAGTACTCGTTATCGAGTACGGCTCTCTGGAGGATAACATCACCATCAACGTCCCTCAGACGAGGAACTTTTACTCCCTTAATGCAATGCAGCATGATCCCAACGTGCAGCGCTTGTATTATACATTTCCTACGGCGCCAATCGACAAGCTAGATGGCCTGATGTTGCCTATAGGCATTGGTGCAACAGTGGGAGGTGGTAGCGTTGTTTCAGGAATGCTCTTCAACCGGGGTTCTAGAGCCGACTATGATGCGTGGAGGGATTTGGGCAACCCTGGCTGGGGATGGGATGATCTTTTGCC ATACTTCATCAAGAGCTCCAACTTCACGCCACCCAAGGACGCTCCTACAACTGGCAGGACATGGAACTCTTCGGTATGGGGATCAAGCGGACCAGTGCACAGCAGTTTCCCCGCGTGGAGATGGCCGCAGGAAGAAGTGTTTCATGACGCTTGGACAAACCTGGGACACATCATTCCAGCTGTCGAGGACATCAATGATGGCTCTTCGGTCGGCATTGGATGGACTCCTAGTACACAAAACCCGGGTACTCAAACCCGAAGCTCAGCCAGAACTGCCTACTACGATCCTGTCGCGCATAGGACCAATCTCAAGCTGATGCCCGGCACGAAAGTGCTATCGATCACTTTCGAGAATCGTATTGCCACTGGTGTGATGATCAGAGACCGGTCTGCAACTGACGCTCCTTGGAGACATATCAAAGCCTCGCGGGAAGTCGTCCTCGCTGCTGGACCAATCTTTAGCCCAAATTTGCTGCAGATCTCCGGAGTGGGCCCGCATCATGTTCTCAAGGAAGCTAAA ATCCCTGTCGTGCACGACCTACCTGGAGTGGGCATGAACTTGCAGGACACACCAACCATACAATGGTTATGGAATCTGCCCGGCTTCAAAGGTCCTCGATGGACTGACCTTCTACACAATACCACATTGTACAGCGAAGCTAAGCAGCTGTACGATTCGAATCGAACGGGCCCACTGACTGTAGCGATCGGCGACTTGGTGGCCTCGCTTTCGCTCTCTCAAGCTTCAGTCAGTGCCTTGAGCATGCTCCAGACAATTCCAACAGAGTATCATCTGAGTTATCTGCCAAAGGTGTACACAGCAACTTCCCGACATGGGTACGTTGCCCAGCTGCGAGTCCTTCAGAAACAATTTGCATCATCTCAGAGTGGATTTTACGAACTTGCTTTCAAAGGGTGGTCTGAGAGTTTCATCAATCTATTACAGAAGCCGTTCTCTCGAGGCACAGTCCTTCTGAACACCAGCGATCCGGATCTTGGACCCCTAGTACAGTACAACACACTTGCAAACCCGACGGATGAGATTCTCGTCAGCGCAATCGTCAATCTGACGCGTGAACTGTTCCGATCTCCAAAGGTCTTTAATGAGTTTCAACCGGAGGAGTTGCGTCCTGGGCCCGACGCTACCAGTCCGAGGGATATCATTAAAGCTTTGAGCAGGCATAAGATGCTGATGCCTTCGTGTTCACACGAGAGTGGCGGATGCTCGATGATGCCTCTCGAGCTGGGTGGCGTTGTGGGGCCCGACCTGAAAGTGTTCGGAGTTGAGAATTTGTGTGTGGTTGACGCGAGCATCATTCCGCTCTTGCCAGCCGCACGACTGCTTCATACC GTATATGCAATCGCCGAGAAAGCATCCGACATCATCAAAGAAAGGCACGTGTGA